A window of the Acanthochromis polyacanthus isolate Apoly-LR-REF ecotype Palm Island chromosome 10, KAUST_Apoly_ChrSc, whole genome shotgun sequence genome harbors these coding sequences:
- the apln gene encoding apelin, producing MNVKILTLVIVLLVSLLCSASAGPMASTEHGRELEEGATVRKMVQQNPARGSQTHRPAGWKRRRPRPRLSHKGPMPF from the exons ATGAATGTGAAGATCCTGACGCTGGTGATTGTGCTCTTGGTGTCTCTGCTGTGTTCTGCCAGTGCTG GTCCCATGGCCTCCACGGAGCATGGCAGAGAGCTGGAAGAGGGggccacagtgagaaaaatggTCCAGCAAAACCCAGCGAGGGGCAGTCAGACCCACAGACCAGCTGGCTGGAAGAGAAGACGCCCTCGGCCCCGTCTTTCCCACAAGGGGCCCATGCCGTTCTAG